The Stackebrandtia nassauensis DSM 44728 genome includes the window CTGCTGCGCCACCTGGTGGAGCGGCACGGGTTCACCGCCCTCGCGATCGAGTCGGGCTTCACCGAGGGCTGGCGCACCGACGCGTGGGTGCGCGGCGCGGGCGAGGACGCCGAGATCGGCGAGGTGCTGGCGACCGGCGTGACCTCGATGTTCGGGCTGTGGACCGAGGCGCGCGAACAGCTGGAATGGCTGCGGGAGCACAATCGTCGCGCCGATCGCGGCGTGGGGTTCTACGGCATCGACCTGCCCGGTTCCCAGGCCTCGATGCTGCCCGGCCTGGACGCCGTGACCGAGTACCTCGTCACCGCCGACCCGAAGTACACCGTCGACCCGGCCATCCGCGACACGGTCACCGAGTACGCGGCGTCGTCCGCCTTCGGTGTGCCACAGGCGATCCAGACGTACCTCAGCCTTGGCGCCGAACGCCGGGACGCGATCACCGCGGGCCTGGCCGACCTCGTCGGGCGGATGCGGGCGCTGCGCGCCGAGTACGTCGACCGCACCGACGCTGAATCCTTCGAACGCGCCCTGCGCACCCTGCTCAACACCGTCGCCCTGGACGCGATGGTGCGCGAGGTGGCCCGGGGCAATCCCGAGGGCATCCACTCCAGCCTGCGGGACAGCGCGATCGCCGACACCGTCAAGCTGATCCTCGACCGGGAGGAGCGTGTCGTCATCGGCGCCCACAACGCCCACGTGCAGCGCTCGGCGTTCACCTTTCCCAGCATGGGCACCTCGGCGACGATGGGCATGCACCTGGCCGAACACCTCGACGAGGACTACGTGACCATCGGCACCACCTTCGCCGACGGCGAGATCCTGGCCACCGGCGAGGGCTTCTACGCCGGGGAACTGTTCTCGGAGGCGGAAAAGCCGCAGCCCGGAAGTCTCGACGCGCTCATGGCGGCCAGCGGTGACGGCGCCTTCGCGGTGGACCTGCGACAACTGTCGAAACAGGACGCCGACCTGCTCGCCGGAACCATGGCGCACCGGATCAGCTCGTTTTACATCGACGTGAACCCGTCGACGGCCTTCGACGCCATCGTCCACATTCCACAGGTCACTGCGGCGACGCCCGACCCCGACGCCCTGGCCCACTCACCGGCCCCGGTGCGCGAGACCTTCGCCAAGTACCGCCCGGAGTGACACCTCAGCCGAGCTTGGCGGCGATGGCCTCGGCGCATTCGCGGGCCGACAGGTGGGTCGAGTCGACCTCCAGGTCGTAGGTGACGCCGCGATGCACCAGCTCCGCCTGCTGCTCGGCCATACCGGTGGTCCGGTCGCCGCGCGCGCTTTCCCGCCGCGCGGCCTCCGCGCCGTCGCACCGCACCCCGACCCACAGCACGTCGAGCCCGTCGAGGGCCTCGCGCCACCGTCGCTGCGAGTCCGCGCCGCCGAGGAACACGTCGTCCATGACCACGGGCGCGCCCTCGCGCACCATCGTCGCGACGCCCGCCATCCACGCGACCTCCAGCTTCCGGAACTGGTCGCCGACGTTGACCGCGCCGTCGTCGGCGAACTCGATGCCCTCGTCGGAGGAGCGCATCGCCTCCGGCAGCGCGTCGACGAAGTCGTCGACGCTGAGGGCAAGCCACGGTCGCGGCAGGATGTCCTGCAGGCACCGCGCGATCGAGGACTTACCGGAACTGGAGCCGCCGTTGAGCAGGATCATGTGGGTCACCGCGTGATCGTAGAGTCCGCCGACCGGTGTGCGGTATCGAATATCGGCGACTGTGCGGTGGGACGGCACCGGAGGCTGTGACAGGATTTGGTGGTTCCTCACCTTCTCGGGAGCGTTGATGGCTCAAATCGTGCTCGGTCCGATGCTGCGTCGGGTCGACGAATCCACCGCCGCGGTGTGGGTGGAGACCGACTCTCCCTGCCGCGTGGGGGTTCTGGACGCCAGCGCGGCCACCTTCACCGTGCACGGCCACCACTACGCGCTGGTGGAGGTCTCCGGCCTGGCGCCCGGCAGCGTCACGCCCTACACCGTGACCCTGGACGGCCGCACGGCCTGGCCCGAAGCCGACAGCGAATTCCCGCCCCCCGTCATCCGCACCGTCAACCCCGACGGCGACCACCGGCTGGTGCTGGGTTCGTGCCGGGTCAGCGCCGACGAGCAGTACGGGGACGCCAGGTTCGGCGTCGACATGCTGGCGGCCTTCGCCCACCAGCTCGCCGCCGACGGTGACGGCACCCGGCCGGACGCGCTGTTGATGCTCGGCGACCAGGTCTACGCCGACATTCCCCCCGAAGAGGTGCGTCAGTTCATCCGGGACCGCCGCGACGTGAGTGTCCCGCCGGGCGAGGAGATCGCCGACTTCGAGGAGTACGCCGAGCTGTACCGGCAGTCCTGGGCCCAACCGGCCGTGCGCTGGTTGCTGTCGACGGTGCCGATGCTGGCCATCTTCGACGACCACGACCTGCGCGACGACTGGAACACCTCGATGGCGTGGCGCGACACCATGCTGAAGCAGCCCTGGTGGAAGCGCCGGGTGATCGCGGGGCTGGGGAGCTACTGGATCTACCAGCACCTGGGCAACATGTCGCCGAAGGACCGGGCCGAGGACCCGTTGTTCGCGGCGCTGCGCGAGTCGGACGGGGACGGCGCCGCGGCGCTGGACGAGTTCGCCTGGCGGGCCTGGGAGGACTCGACCTCGGTGCGGTGGAGTTTCCAGCAGGAGTTCGGCGGTACCCGGCTGATCATGCTGGACTCGCGGTGCGCCCGGGACCTGACGCCGCGCAAACGCCGCATCGTGGACGAACCGGAGTGGGACTGGTTCCGGGAACAGGCCACCGCCGAGTGCGACCAGCTGCTGATCGCGTCGTCGGTGCCGGTGCTGCTGCCCACCGGACTGCACTATGTGGAGTCGTGGAACGAGGCGGTGTGCGACGGCGTGTGGGGCAAGACCTTCGCCAAACTGGCCGAGAAGATCCGCCAGACCATCGACCTGGAGCACTGGGGCGCGTTTCGGGAGAGCTTCCAGCGGATGTCGTTCCTGATCATGGAACGGGTGCGCGGCAACTGGGGCAAGGCACCGGCGGCGGTGGTCTTCCTGTCGGGCGACGTGCACTACTCCTATCTCGCCAAGGCGCGCATCAGGAGTGCCCGGGGCATGGTGCACCAGGTGACCTGCTCGGCGATCCGGCACCCGCTGCCCCGGCTGCTGCGGTGGGCCAATGTGGTGGGTTCGGTGCGGGTGGCCGGGATCTTCGGTTACCTGCTGGCCCGGCTGGCGCGGGTGCACCGCACACCGTTCAGCTGGCGGATGAACCGGGGGCCGTGGTTCGACAACGCCCTGGCCACCGTGGACCTGTCCGGCCGCAAGACGAGGGCCCGCTGGCACACCGCCAGCGTCGCGGAGCCGAAGCGGCTGCGGGAACTGGGCAGCGCCGAACTGAGCTGACCGCGCGAGCGGGCCGCGGACTCTTACCGACGCCGACGATTCGGCGACATCGGAAGTTATGGGCAATTCATGTAAATGAATGATTGTGTTGGCTGATCCTCAACGCCCCCAGGAGGAAAAATGCCCGGCACTGCCCGCCTGCCCCGAAGAATCCTCATTGGATTTATGGTGTCCGTGTTCGTCTTCGCCGCTTTGGCCATCGCCTGGCCCTCGCCCGCCGCGGCGATTCCCGCGAACATCCCGTCCAAATCCGTCATCCAGTCCGAGCTCAACGGCCTCTCCGTCGCCAGCGAGGGCTCCATGACCGGATACTCGCGCGACAAGTTCCCACATTGGGTGACCATCTCGGGCAGTTGCAATGCCCGCGAGACGATCCTCAAACGCGACGCCGACTACGTGACCGTCGGTTCGGACTGCTACCCGACCTCGGGCAAGTGGTACAGCCAGTGGGACGGCGTCGTCAAGACCGTCGCCTCGGAGGTCTCCATCGACCACCAGGTCCCGTTGGCCGAGGCGTGGCGTTCGGGAGCCAGCTCCTGGACCACCGCCAAGCGGCAGGACTTCGCCAACGACGTCGTCGGCACCGAGCTCATCGCCGTCACCGCGACCGTGAACAGTTCCAAAGGGGACAAGGACCCCTCCGCGTGGAAACCGCCGCGCACCGGCGCCTACTGCCTGTACGCCAAGATGTGGATCCACGCGAAGCACAAATGGGGACTGAAGCTCCAGTCCGCGGAGAAGACCGCGCTGCAGTCGATGCTCAACACCTGCTCCTACTGAGCCCCGCAACGAGAGGCCGTGGGCGGCGTGCCCCAAACACGCCGCCCACGACCGTGGTGAGGGTTTAATGATGGTGCCCGTGCCCGCCCTTGTGGACGACAGGCTCACAGCTGCCGGGCGTCACGTCGAAGCGGCACAACAGGATGATGCGCTCCGCCTTGCCCAGCGACTCCGGTAGCCGGAAGACACCCAGGTCGTGGCTCTCGGAACCGGTGATCGCCGCCAGGTCGACACCCTCCACGACGCCGTGGAACATGTTCGGCCAGTCGTCGCTCGCGACACAGTGGAC containing:
- a CDS encoding alkaline phosphatase D family protein, with protein sequence MAQIVLGPMLRRVDESTAAVWVETDSPCRVGVLDASAATFTVHGHHYALVEVSGLAPGSVTPYTVTLDGRTAWPEADSEFPPPVIRTVNPDGDHRLVLGSCRVSADEQYGDARFGVDMLAAFAHQLAADGDGTRPDALLMLGDQVYADIPPEEVRQFIRDRRDVSVPPGEEIADFEEYAELYRQSWAQPAVRWLLSTVPMLAIFDDHDLRDDWNTSMAWRDTMLKQPWWKRRVIAGLGSYWIYQHLGNMSPKDRAEDPLFAALRESDGDGAAALDEFAWRAWEDSTSVRWSFQQEFGGTRLIMLDSRCARDLTPRKRRIVDEPEWDWFREQATAECDQLLIASSVPVLLPTGLHYVESWNEAVCDGVWGKTFAKLAEKIRQTIDLEHWGAFRESFQRMSFLIMERVRGNWGKAPAAVVFLSGDVHYSYLAKARIRSARGMVHQVTCSAIRHPLPRLLRWANVVGSVRVAGIFGYLLARLARVHRTPFSWRMNRGPWFDNALATVDLSGRKTRARWHTASVAEPKRLRELGSAELS
- a CDS encoding HNH endonuclease family protein, translating into MVSVFVFAALAIAWPSPAAAIPANIPSKSVIQSELNGLSVASEGSMTGYSRDKFPHWVTISGSCNARETILKRDADYVTVGSDCYPTSGKWYSQWDGVVKTVASEVSIDHQVPLAEAWRSGASSWTTAKRQDFANDVVGTELIAVTATVNSSKGDKDPSAWKPPRTGAYCLYAKMWIHAKHKWGLKLQSAEKTALQSMLNTCSY
- a CDS encoding erythromycin esterase family protein produces the protein METIPLNTLDPAAPLDDLDWLDGVVGDARVVAIGESSHYNREFFQLRTRLLRHLVERHGFTALAIESGFTEGWRTDAWVRGAGEDAEIGEVLATGVTSMFGLWTEAREQLEWLREHNRRADRGVGFYGIDLPGSQASMLPGLDAVTEYLVTADPKYTVDPAIRDTVTEYAASSAFGVPQAIQTYLSLGAERRDAITAGLADLVGRMRALRAEYVDRTDAESFERALRTLLNTVALDAMVREVARGNPEGIHSSLRDSAIADTVKLILDREERVVIGAHNAHVQRSAFTFPSMGTSATMGMHLAEHLDEDYVTIGTTFADGEILATGEGFYAGELFSEAEKPQPGSLDALMAASGDGAFAVDLRQLSKQDADLLAGTMAHRISSFYIDVNPSTAFDAIVHIPQVTAATPDPDALAHSPAPVRETFAKYRPE
- the cpt gene encoding chloramphenicol phosphotransferase CPT, with protein sequence MILLNGGSSSGKSSIARCLQDILPRPWLALSVDDFVDALPEAMRSSDEGIEFADDGAVNVGDQFRKLEVAWMAGVATMVREGAPVVMDDVFLGGADSQRRWREALDGLDVLWVGVRCDGAEAARRESARGDRTTGMAEQQAELVHRGVTYDLEVDSTHLSARECAEAIAAKLG